A region of the Pseudarthrobacter oxydans genome:
AAAGCCGACGAGCTTGACCCTGACGTCACCTTGGACCCCGACGGCAGGGGCGACCGGCGCGACCGTGCCCACCGCGACGGTGCCCACCGCGACGGTGCCGGCCATGCAGACCGTGAGTACGCCGACCGTGAAGATGTCCGCCACGCCAGCCGCGAGGGTGCCAACCGTGAGGGCGCCGCAGGCGGCCGGGCTGACACTGCCGGGGGCCCGGCATTACGTGATGAAGCCAGCCCCGACGCTGAGCGCACCGACGCGGACCGCACCGATGTTGACCGCGCCGACGTTGACCGGGACGGCCGGCGCAACGAGGGCCCCAATCCTGCCGGGGGTGCCCACGGGGACAGGCAGAATCCCCGCCCGGGCATCTAGTCCACGGGCGAAGGAACGTTCCTCGGTTTCAGGACGGGGGAGGGAGCAACTCCTTCCCCCGTTCCCATGCCCGCCAGTACCTCGGTGACTGCCTCGGTGGATGAGAGCCGGGGTTCCCAGCCAAGTATCCGCCGTGCCCGGCCAGTGTCCATGACGGGGGCTCCGGCCGCCATCTCAATCCACCCGGAGTCTGTGGGCTGGAGCCGCAGCCTCCATGCCGCACCAACGACGGCGTGGAGCAGTCCCATGGGGATGGGCAGGATCCTTCGGGCCCGCAGGATGCGGGCAAGTTCCTGGGGTGTCAGGACGGGTTCGGCTGCAACGTTGAATGCCCCGGAGGCGCGCTGGTCAATGACGCGCCAGTAGGCATCAGCCACATCGTCGGCGTGGACCGCCTGGAAGATGAGGTCCTCCGGGACTGGCAGGACAGGCACCCGCAGCCTCCCCGGCAGGAGCCTTGGGATGAGCGGCCCCAGGAAATATCTCCCGATCTCGCTCCCGGCGTCGCGCTGGAAGATCAGGGCCGGGCGCAGCCTGGCTACGGAGATGCCCGGCTCCGCCGACATGAAAGCGTCCAGGGCTTCTTCCTGCTCCGCCTTGTGCCGGCTGTAGTGTGAACCCGGCATGCCCCGGGCAGGCCACGACTCATCCGTCCGGCGATCCTTGGGAGCCTTGCTGTAGGCGCCCACGGACGACGCGCAGACCACCTGTGTCACGCCGGCCTTCCCGGCTGCGGCAAGGACGTTCCTGGTGCCGGTGACGTTGGTCCGGTACAGCTGCTCAAGGTCCCGGTTGGGCTGGATCTGCCATGCCAGGTGAACGACGGCGTCCACTCCTGCCAGCGCAGCGTCCAGCAGGGGCCGGTCGCTCGCCAGGCCCACGTCAAGGGTGTGCCACTCCACCCCTGAATAGGGTGCCCGGCTGGTGTCAGGGCGGCGCCTGCTGATCCCCGTCAACTGCAGGCTTCCCGGTTTTTGGGACAACTCCGCCTGCAGCTTGCGCAGCAGGGCCGTTCCCGCGTTTCCGCTGGCTCCGGTGATGGCGATGTGCATTGGCAGGGACTCCTTGGCGTGGCCGGCTAGTACCGCTTAC
Encoded here:
- a CDS encoding NAD-dependent epimerase/dehydratase family protein gives rise to the protein MHIAITGASGNAGTALLRKLQAELSQKPGSLQLTGISRRRPDTSRAPYSGVEWHTLDVGLASDRPLLDAALAGVDAVVHLAWQIQPNRDLEQLYRTNVTGTRNVLAAAGKAGVTQVVCASSVGAYSKAPKDRRTDESWPARGMPGSHYSRHKAEQEEALDAFMSAEPGISVARLRPALIFQRDAGSEIGRYFLGPLIPRLLPGRLRVPVLPVPEDLIFQAVHADDVADAYWRVIDQRASGAFNVAAEPVLTPQELARILRARRILPIPMGLLHAVVGAAWRLRLQPTDSGWIEMAAGAPVMDTGRARRILGWEPRLSSTEAVTEVLAGMGTGEGVAPSPVLKPRNVPSPVD